The DNA segment ACGAAAGTATTTCGGCAAGTGCAACGCTTAATGTTGTTGAAGCAGGTTCTGTTTCTTATGATGTTGTACCAGTCCTCGTAAACGATACTTCAATCGGAGGAAACCAGATATTCTTATATCTTGACAACAGTATAATTAAAATGGCTGTAAAGAATAAGTTTGAAAATGAGATGGAATTTGTTTTTACTGATACAAAGACAAACGAAGTTCTTGCGGTTACACCAGTTGAATACAATGATTGGAAAGGAGATAAATTCCGTCTTTATGCAACTCTTCCTTCTGGAGGACATGACGATGCAACCTTACGGATAACGGCAACATTTGGTGACAAGTCTTATCAGAGTACTGTTACTTTTGAAGGTGGAAAAGCTGTTTCAAATGAATAAAATAATTTAGTAGAATTTTTACTTTGTTCTCAATCCGTCCCCCGTCTGCACTTCTCCTTAATTATACGCGGACGGGGGATTTCTTTTTTTCAGGCTGAAGTTAAATAAAAAAAGTACCGGAATCATGAAATTCTGTTTACGATTCCGGTACTTGCTATAGAAAGATTATGTTTTAATTCCCGTAATTCAGGGCGTTAAAACCTGATGAGTTTATTTTATTACACCCATAGAAACTGGTGTAATTACCTGAGAGTTAAAAGAAATTTTACTTACAGTAATACCAGGTTTTGTATGTTCCAGCGTAACGTGGTAGGTTCCCGGATTAAGAATTACCTGAGAAGCATTAACTGTTGTAAATACACCTGCCGTACTTCTGCATTCCAGGGATGAAGCCGGTTTTCCGTCAATCATTATGTTTGTAACGGACTGGCTTAAGTCATCGCTTTCTTTTATGTAAGTACCGCTTATGTTGTAAACTCCTTTGTGGTCAACTGTAAGCCATGTATTTTCATCAGGAATAAAATCTATCCGCTCGTTTACAGTTTTTGCACCTTCCGGAGCAGCTTTACATTCAGTATTGAATTCGAGAATTTCTTTAAGGGCTCGAAGTGGTCTTTTACTTACCGGAGCCTGAAGTATAAAATTCAGAATGTTTTTTACGCAGAGCTGAAGTTCACCCAGGGTAAGTTCTCCGTTAGAAAGACATTCTTCAATATTATCACCGTACTGATTGCATTCAGCTCCGTCGTTGTCTACAATCATGTAAATGTCATTTCTTGCGCGGATCATGTAGGCTGCATTTTTGATTGTTGCATCACCGCCTTTTACACAGTGATTCATTTTAGCCCACCAGTCAGTCATGACAAGTCCGTCATATTTCCATTCATCCCGGAGAATCATTGCTACCGTTTCGTAGTTTGAGGCAGCCCAGTGTCCGTTAATAGGATTGTAGCTGGTCATAAGAGAAACAAGATTTCCGTCTTTTACTACAATTTCAAAGCCTTTAAGATAAATCTCCCTCAATGCACGTTCAGAAAGAACAGAGTCACTTGAGTTGCGGCAAAGTTCCTGGGAGTTGCATGCGTAGTGCTTTATGGTTCCGCTTGAACCGCCTTTTTTAATTCCCCTGATTTCTGCTGCAGCAATGATACCTGTAAGGAATGGATCTTCACTTAAATATTCAAAGTTGCGTCCGTTAAGAGGATTTCTGTGAATGTTTATTCCAGGTCCCAGAAGAGAATCAATTTCGTAACGTACGAGCTCTTTTCCTTCTTCAATAAAAAGTTCTTCTATAAGTTCAGGATTCCAGGTACATGCAATCTGAGTTCCTATAGGCATCAGGCTTGCTTCCCGTCCTGTGTCAACACGAATACCTGAAGGACCGTCTGCACATCCTGCAACAGGAATCTTGTAATCATCATGAAGACTTTCGCTTAAGCCTCCGTATGCAGCAGTGATTCCCATTGTAACTTTTGCACTCATCATTCCTTCGCCCCTTACGATGGTTGCAAGCTGCTTTACATCAAGCTGGGCAATAAAATCATTCATCAGGTTTCTGTCTTTTTTTACGTCATCAAAAGAAATGCCTTTGTTGCCAGTAAATGGAATTTCTTTCGGAAGGTTTTCTTTAATGATTTTCTCAAGATCGTTTTTATTCAGAGGAACATTTTCATATACAGTGTTTCCGTTTTCATTTTTAAGCCTCTTGAATTCCTTAAAAGGAGCACCTGCCTGAGAACATTTTTTTACCGCATAAGTCCTGCCGATACTGATGGAATCCTTTTCTCCGAAGCTGAGCTTTTCTGCATTTAGTGAATCACTTCCGGCGTAAACGTAATATTTTCCTTCTTCAAGAACCCAGGAATGTGCAAACCCGGTTATTCCGGAATCATCGTAGGAAGCAAAATCTTCCAGATTGAATTTAACGGTAACGGTTTCTTTCTGTCCTTTTTCAAGAAGGCCTGTCTTTGCAAACCCGGCAAGTACGCGGGATGCTTTTCCAAGTTTTCCGTTTGGTGCATTAAGGTATACTTCGAGAGTTTCTTTTCCGCTGCAGTTACCTGTGTTTGTAATTTCTGCCTTTATGGTAACTGTCAAAGAATCTTCCCTGCATTCTGTAATCTGTGTGTTAAATTCTGTATAGCTTAACCCGAAACCGAAAGGATAAAGAATTTTGTCTTTTGCAAATGTGTTGAAGTATCTGTAGCCTATAAAAATATCTTCTTCATAAATGTTTTCTTTTTCATTTCCGAAGTTTTTAGTTGAAGGATAGTCTTCGATTTTTGCTATCGTATCAGAAAGTTTGCCTGAGAAATTTTCTTTTCCCAGGAGAAGAGCTGCAGCAGAATGTCCTGCTTCCATACCGCCCATCCATACGTAGGCAGCGGCTTTTATGTGTCCGTTGAAGGCACTGTCGTTTATAAAACTGGTATCCATGATTCCGCATGTATTGAAGATTACTGCAACTTCATCAAATACACTGCAGATGTTCACGAGATTGTCATATTCAGTTTCAGAAAGGTACCAGCTTCCTTTTACGGCCTGAAGATCTTTGTCTTCACCGGCGTTTCTTCCGATAACATATATTGCTTTTGAGTTGTTTTTTGCAAAGCGTGCGGCCATTTCTTTTGAGACCGGCATTTCTTTTTGGCTCCACGGTTCTCCAGCCCAGCGGCCGCCTCCGTTATCAAACGGATTTTCTTTATGCCATTCTTCGTAAACGTTTACAAGTTCCCTGTCAAATACTGCTGTTTCTGAATTTTCAGCTTTAAGCAGTTCATCAATGAGTACAGTTGAATAAAGTACATGAACTGAACCTCCGGATCCCATTCCGCTTTTATGAAAATCTTTCTGGCATCTTCCGAATACACATACGGAATCACCCTTTTTAAGCGGAAGTATTTTTCCTTCATTTTTAATAAGAACTGAACCTTCTGTAGCTGTGGTGAAAATTAAATCTGCAAACGACATACCTTCCTCCGTTAGAAATGCCAATTATAGCATGAGTGCATACCATATAAAAGTGAATAAATATTGTATAAATACAGATAAAATTTGCAAAACCGAAAATATGACACTACAATGAAAAGTAGCAGACTGTGAAAAATTTCGGTCAGCAGTGAAAATAATTCGTAGGTGAAACTGAATGCTTTTAAGAAAAATCGGAAGTATTTTTAATAATCATCGTTTCTCAAAAAGACTGGTAATGATATATACCTGCATTGTCGTAGTACCTCTTGCATTTATCTTTATAATACTTATGGCTGTATATAAATCTTCATTCCAGGATGAAGTAGAAGACAACAGCCGGCATATCGTTCTTAATGAGTTTTCCGATCTGCAGCGGCGCATGGAAAGCGTAGACAGAATTGAAAAAATAATAAATTCAAATGCAGCCCTTCTTTCTTTTTTAATGTCCCCCCAGGAATATGATGAAGCGGAAACAATTTCTACTGTAATCT comes from the Treponema rectale genome and includes:
- a CDS encoding glycoside hydrolase family 3 C-terminal domain-containing protein — translated: MSFADLIFTTATEGSVLIKNEGKILPLKKGDSVCVFGRCQKDFHKSGMGSGGSVHVLYSTVLIDELLKAENSETAVFDRELVNVYEEWHKENPFDNGGGRWAGEPWSQKEMPVSKEMAARFAKNNSKAIYVIGRNAGEDKDLQAVKGSWYLSETEYDNLVNICSVFDEVAVIFNTCGIMDTSFINDSAFNGHIKAAAYVWMGGMEAGHSAAALLLGKENFSGKLSDTIAKIEDYPSTKNFGNEKENIYEEDIFIGYRYFNTFAKDKILYPFGFGLSYTEFNTQITECREDSLTVTIKAEITNTGNCSGKETLEVYLNAPNGKLGKASRVLAGFAKTGLLEKGQKETVTVKFNLEDFASYDDSGITGFAHSWVLEEGKYYVYAGSDSLNAEKLSFGEKDSISIGRTYAVKKCSQAGAPFKEFKRLKNENGNTVYENVPLNKNDLEKIIKENLPKEIPFTGNKGISFDDVKKDRNLMNDFIAQLDVKQLATIVRGEGMMSAKVTMGITAAYGGLSESLHDDYKIPVAGCADGPSGIRVDTGREASLMPIGTQIACTWNPELIEELFIEEGKELVRYEIDSLLGPGINIHRNPLNGRNFEYLSEDPFLTGIIAAAEIRGIKKGGSSGTIKHYACNSQELCRNSSDSVLSERALREIYLKGFEIVVKDGNLVSLMTSYNPINGHWAASNYETVAMILRDEWKYDGLVMTDWWAKMNHCVKGGDATIKNAAYMIRARNDIYMIVDNDGAECNQYGDNIEECLSNGELTLGELQLCVKNILNFILQAPVSKRPLRALKEILEFNTECKAAPEGAKTVNERIDFIPDENTWLTVDHKGVYNISGTYIKESDDLSQSVTNIMIDGKPASSLECRSTAGVFTTVNASQVILNPGTYHVTLEHTKPGITVSKISFNSQVITPVSMGVIK